One window of Microbacterium sp. 1S1 genomic DNA carries:
- the hemE gene encoding uroporphyrinogen decarboxylase, which yields MALSDAPLLRALTGDRPATAPVWFMRQAGRSLPEYRELRVGTRMLDACLTPDLAAEITLQPVRRHGVDAAVFFSDIVIPLRLAGVDVEIEPGRGPVFANPVRTVADVDRITAIAPESLDGAAIAEAVGIVAAELGDTPVIGFAGAPFTLAAYLVEGGPSKEHLRARGMMHAEPEAWHRLAGWLAQISRRFLETQRDAGASVVQLFDSWAGSLSPADYRTFVAPHSRTALEGIGVPTIHFGVGTGPFLGDMRLDGIADGVGVDWRLPLDEAAAILGPEVSVQGNIDPAFLGAPWPVLEAHVRDVLERGRAARGHILNLGHGVPPETDPDQLTRIVELVHAG from the coding sequence ATGGCACTCTCCGACGCCCCGCTGCTGCGCGCCCTCACCGGCGACCGCCCCGCCACCGCCCCCGTCTGGTTCATGCGCCAGGCGGGCCGGTCCCTGCCCGAGTACCGGGAGCTGCGGGTCGGCACGCGGATGCTCGACGCCTGCCTCACCCCCGACCTCGCCGCCGAGATCACCCTGCAGCCGGTGCGACGGCACGGCGTCGACGCAGCGGTGTTCTTCAGCGACATCGTCATCCCGCTGCGTCTCGCCGGCGTCGACGTGGAGATCGAGCCCGGCCGCGGCCCGGTCTTCGCCAACCCCGTGCGGACGGTGGCCGACGTCGACCGCATCACCGCGATCGCCCCGGAGAGCCTGGACGGCGCCGCCATCGCGGAGGCGGTCGGCATCGTCGCCGCCGAGCTCGGCGACACTCCGGTGATCGGCTTCGCGGGGGCGCCCTTCACCCTCGCGGCGTATCTCGTCGAGGGCGGCCCGTCCAAGGAGCACCTGCGCGCCCGCGGCATGATGCACGCGGAGCCTGAGGCGTGGCACCGTCTCGCGGGCTGGCTGGCGCAGATCTCGCGACGGTTCCTCGAGACGCAGCGCGACGCCGGAGCTTCGGTCGTGCAGCTCTTCGACAGCTGGGCTGGTTCGCTCAGCCCCGCCGACTACCGCACCTTCGTGGCGCCGCACTCCCGCACGGCGCTGGAGGGTATCGGCGTCCCGACGATCCACTTCGGCGTCGGCACCGGTCCCTTCCTCGGCGACATGCGGCTGGACGGCATCGCCGACGGCGTGGGCGTCGACTGGAGGCTGCCGCTCGATGAGGCCGCCGCGATCCTCGGCCCGGAGGTGTCGGTGCAGGGCAACATCGACCCTGCGTTCCTCGGGGCGCCGTGGCCGGTGCTGGAGGCGCATGTCCGGGACGTGCTCGAGCGCGGCCGGGCGGCGCGCGGCCACATCCTCAACCTCGGTCACGGGGTGCCCCCGGAGACCGACCCCGACCAGCTCACCCGCATCGTCGAGCTGGTGCACGCCGGCTGA
- a CDS encoding glutamyl-tRNA reductase — protein MLLCVTASHKTASFELLERLSRTPDDVAPTIVGMAPCVQGAVVLATCNRFEAYVEMDEPVTAAGAIGVEAVIEAVESATGIPAADLDGAYAVHSGRRVAEHLFSVASGLESVVSGEGEIAGQVRRALKSARKDGTTSPELERLFQRASQAQRKVKNVTALGRAGRSLVRLALELADSRIADWSAERVLLVGTGAYAAVTLATLRERGAVDISVYSPSGRAEIFAAKHDIRPVPAEEYVRTAAHSTLLITCTSATEPVLGPEHLQLPVGLAAAGCPVTTGAPSRLVVDLGMPRNVDPAVAALEGVALLDLETIRLHAPLEELQATDAARSVVREAAETFHVVGARQSVTPSVVAFRSHIFELLEREIARARARGDEDGKVEQALRHLSGVLLHTPTVRAHELAAAGRADEFAAALSTLYGITPAADAVEDAATA, from the coding sequence GTGCTGCTGTGTGTGACGGCGAGTCACAAGACCGCCTCCTTCGAACTGCTCGAACGCCTGAGCCGCACCCCCGACGACGTCGCTCCCACCATCGTGGGCATGGCGCCGTGCGTGCAGGGTGCCGTGGTCCTGGCGACGTGCAACCGCTTCGAGGCGTACGTCGAGATGGACGAGCCCGTGACCGCAGCCGGCGCCATCGGCGTCGAGGCCGTGATCGAGGCCGTCGAGTCCGCCACCGGCATCCCCGCTGCCGACCTCGACGGCGCATACGCCGTCCACTCCGGCCGCCGCGTCGCGGAGCACCTCTTCTCCGTCGCCTCCGGCCTCGAGTCGGTCGTCTCCGGTGAGGGCGAGATCGCCGGCCAGGTGCGCCGCGCCCTCAAGTCCGCCCGCAAGGACGGCACCACCTCCCCCGAGCTCGAGCGCCTGTTCCAGCGCGCGAGCCAGGCGCAGCGCAAGGTCAAGAACGTCACCGCCCTCGGCCGCGCCGGCCGCTCACTCGTGCGCCTCGCACTGGAGCTCGCCGACAGCCGCATCGCCGACTGGTCCGCCGAGCGCGTGCTTCTGGTGGGCACCGGCGCGTACGCCGCCGTCACCCTCGCCACCCTGCGTGAGCGCGGCGCCGTCGACATCTCCGTCTACTCCCCCTCCGGCCGCGCCGAGATCTTCGCCGCGAAGCACGACATCCGCCCGGTGCCTGCCGAGGAGTACGTGCGCACGGCGGCGCACTCCACGCTGCTGATCACCTGCACCTCGGCGACCGAGCCCGTGCTGGGCCCCGAGCACCTGCAGCTGCCGGTCGGCCTCGCCGCCGCGGGCTGCCCTGTCACCACCGGTGCGCCGAGCCGACTGGTGGTCGACCTCGGAATGCCGCGGAACGTCGACCCGGCTGTGGCCGCCCTGGAGGGCGTCGCGCTGCTCGACCTGGAGACCATCCGCCTGCACGCCCCACTCGAGGAGCTGCAGGCGACGGACGCCGCCCGCAGCGTCGTGCGCGAAGCCGCGGAGACCTTCCACGTCGTCGGCGCCCGCCAGAGCGTGACCCCCTCGGTCGTGGCCTTCCGGTCGCACATCTTCGAGCTGCTGGAGCGCGAGATCGCCCGGGCACGCGCCCGCGGCGACGAAGACGGCAAGGTCGAGCAGGCGCTGCGGCACCTTTCGGGTGTGCTGTTGCACACGCCGACCGTGCGGGCTCATGAGCTCGCCGCCGCCGGCCGTGCGGACGAGTTCGCCGCCGCGCTGTCGACGCTGTACGGGATCACCCCCGCGGCGGACGCCGTCGAGGACGCCGCCACAGCCTGA
- a CDS encoding HhH-GPD-type base excision DNA repair protein, protein MALHITGDTAADALLTENPLALLVGMLLDQQIPMETAFTGPLKIEQRTGAADAAAIASMDPEEFLEAFRQTPAVHRFPGSMATRVQTLCRAIVDEWDGDAAALWTRPSTDSGTGPTGPEVLKRLTALPGFGEQKAKIFLALLGKQYGFTGEGWREASAPYGEDGSYRSVADIVSPESLTKVREHKKAMKAAAKAAK, encoded by the coding sequence ATGGCCCTTCACATCACCGGAGACACCGCCGCCGACGCCCTGCTGACCGAGAACCCGCTGGCGTTGCTGGTGGGCATGCTCCTCGATCAGCAGATCCCCATGGAGACCGCATTCACCGGTCCCCTCAAGATCGAGCAGCGGACGGGAGCCGCGGATGCCGCGGCGATCGCCAGCATGGATCCCGAGGAGTTCCTGGAGGCCTTCCGCCAGACGCCCGCGGTTCATCGGTTCCCCGGGTCGATGGCCACGCGCGTGCAGACGCTGTGCCGGGCGATCGTGGACGAGTGGGACGGTGACGCCGCCGCCCTGTGGACGCGTCCTTCGACAGACTCAGGGACCGGGCCGACCGGGCCCGAGGTACTCAAGAGACTCACGGCGCTGCCCGGCTTCGGTGAGCAGAAGGCGAAGATCTTCCTCGCCCTCCTCGGCAAGCAGTACGGCTTCACCGGCGAGGGCTGGCGTGAGGCTTCGGCGCCCTACGGCGAGGACGGTTCGTACCGGAGCGTCGCCGACATCGTCTCGCCGGAGTCGCTGACGAAGGTGCGCGAGCACAAGAAGGCGATGAAGGCCGCGGCGAAGGCGGCGAAGTAG
- a CDS encoding DUF1801 domain-containing protein, translating to MQPTGDDVAGLIARSSPAVRRRDAETLTALLQDLTGREPRTWGSIIGFGSCHYRYPTGTEGDSGILSFAPRKSATTIYLLDGIHAHADALDALGPHTTGAGCLYLKDLDQVDLDVLRSILARSLAWVESGGDEGMRLTVTS from the coding sequence GTGCAGCCGACCGGGGACGACGTCGCGGGACTGATCGCCCGCTCGTCTCCGGCCGTGCGCCGTCGGGATGCCGAGACGCTGACCGCCCTCCTGCAGGACCTCACCGGGCGCGAACCGCGGACGTGGGGTTCGATCATCGGGTTCGGCTCCTGCCACTACCGCTACCCCACCGGAACGGAGGGCGACAGTGGCATCCTGAGCTTCGCGCCCCGGAAGTCCGCGACCACGATCTACCTCCTGGACGGCATCCACGCCCACGCCGACGCTTTGGACGCCCTCGGCCCCCACACGACCGGCGCAGGCTGCCTGTACCTCAAGGACCTCGACCAGGTCGACCTCGACGTCCTGCGCAGCATCCTCGCGCGTTCGCTCGCCTGGGTGGAGTCCGGCGGCGACGAGGGAATGCGGCTGACCGTCACGTCGTAA
- a CDS encoding glycine--tRNA ligase codes for MAEQSRLDKVIALARHRGFVFQAGEIYGGSRSAWDYGPLGTELKENIRRQWWQTFVRGRGDMVGLDSSIILPKRVWEASGHVATFTDPLVECLQCHKRFRADNLIEDFEARKGRKAENGLADIPCPNCGTKGQYTEPKAFSGLVKTYLGVVDDESGLYYLRPETAQGIFVNFSNVLTASRKKPPFGIGQVGKAFRNEITPGNFIFRTREFEQMEIEFFTPPAEAPQWFDHWVEACWNWFIDLGIDPENMRQFDVPEEDRAHYSAGTIDVEYRFGFAGKEWGELMGVANRTDYDLSSHSEASGQSLTYFDQATGERYTPYVIEPSFGLTRAMMAFLVDAYVEEQVPNAKGGTDTRTVLKLDPRLAPVKAAVLPLSRNENLSPLAREVADTLRGSWAVDFDDAGAIGRRYRRQDEIGTPFCVTVDFDSLDDRAVTVRDRDTMAQERVPIDELHAYLAERLRGA; via the coding sequence GTGGCCGAACAGTCCCGTCTTGACAAGGTCATCGCCCTCGCCCGCCACCGCGGGTTCGTGTTCCAGGCGGGTGAGATCTACGGCGGCTCCCGGTCGGCCTGGGACTACGGACCCCTCGGCACGGAGCTGAAGGAGAACATCCGGCGTCAGTGGTGGCAGACGTTCGTGCGCGGCCGCGGCGACATGGTCGGGCTCGACTCCAGCATCATCCTGCCGAAGCGGGTGTGGGAGGCTTCGGGCCACGTGGCGACCTTCACCGACCCGCTGGTGGAGTGCCTGCAGTGCCACAAGCGCTTCCGCGCGGACAACCTCATCGAAGACTTCGAGGCGCGCAAGGGCCGGAAGGCCGAGAACGGCCTCGCCGACATCCCCTGCCCGAACTGCGGCACCAAGGGTCAGTACACCGAACCCAAGGCCTTCTCCGGTCTCGTGAAGACGTACCTCGGCGTCGTCGACGACGAATCCGGCCTCTACTATCTGCGCCCCGAGACCGCGCAGGGCATCTTCGTGAACTTCTCCAACGTGCTCACCGCGAGCCGGAAGAAGCCGCCCTTCGGCATCGGCCAGGTCGGCAAGGCGTTCCGCAACGAGATCACTCCCGGCAACTTCATCTTCCGCACCCGCGAGTTCGAGCAGATGGAGATCGAGTTCTTCACGCCGCCCGCCGAGGCGCCGCAGTGGTTCGACCACTGGGTCGAGGCGTGCTGGAACTGGTTCATCGACCTCGGCATCGACCCGGAGAACATGCGGCAGTTCGACGTGCCGGAGGAGGACCGCGCGCACTACTCCGCCGGCACCATCGACGTCGAGTACCGCTTCGGCTTCGCGGGCAAGGAGTGGGGCGAGCTCATGGGCGTCGCCAACCGCACCGACTACGACCTCTCCAGCCACAGCGAGGCCTCCGGCCAGAGCCTGACGTACTTCGACCAGGCCACGGGCGAGCGCTACACGCCGTACGTGATCGAGCCGTCGTTCGGCCTGACCCGCGCCATGATGGCCTTCCTCGTCGACGCGTACGTCGAGGAGCAGGTGCCCAACGCCAAGGGCGGCACCGACACCCGCACCGTGCTCAAGCTCGACCCGCGCCTGGCTCCGGTGAAGGCGGCGGTGCTCCCGCTGTCGCGCAACGAGAACCTGTCGCCGCTCGCCCGCGAGGTGGCCGACACGCTCCGCGGCTCGTGGGCTGTCGACTTCGACGACGCCGGTGCGATCGGTCGTCGTTACCGCCGTCAGGACGAGATCGGCACGCCGTTCTGCGTCACCGTCGACTTCGACTCGCTCGACGACCGTGCCGTGACCGTGCGCGACCGCGACACGATGGCGCAGGAGCGCGTCCCGATCGACGAGCTGCACGCCTACCTGGCGGAGCGTCTCCGCGGCGCTTGA
- a CDS encoding peptide MFS transporter: MSTTAQPPASRDEDTRFFGQPWSLVHIFGVEMWERFSFYGMQGILLIYLYFSVTQGGLGIPEAVAGGIVGAYGGSVYLSTILGAWIADRLFGAERVLFVSAMVIVAGHLALALLPGAVGVGVGLVLVALGSGGLKANATSVVGSLYRADDPRRDAGFSLFYLGINLGAFLGPLLTGLLQSTLGFHWGFGLAALGMTLGLIQYAFGRKALPATAREVPNPLPRARYALVGLLAGAAVVLIAVLVLTGVIRADNLAALVIGVTVVATVVYFSVILSSRRIDSTERSRVWGFVPLFITSVAFWSLYQQQFTVLTIYSDQRLDRSLFGWEMPVSWVQSINPVFIIILSGVFAAIWTRLGTRQPSTPVKFALAAIIMGSAFLLFLPFAGGGANSTPLLAIVGILFVFTVAELLISPVGLSAATKLAPSVFRTQMVALFFLSIALGTAISGELVRFYDPENEVPFFSILGGIAIVVGIGLLLSVKPVLRLMRGVR; the protein is encoded by the coding sequence ATGAGTACCACCGCGCAGCCGCCCGCCTCCCGCGACGAGGACACCCGCTTCTTCGGGCAGCCGTGGTCGCTCGTGCACATCTTCGGCGTGGAGATGTGGGAGCGCTTCAGCTTCTACGGCATGCAGGGGATCCTCCTCATCTACCTGTACTTCTCGGTGACCCAGGGCGGCCTGGGCATCCCCGAGGCGGTGGCGGGCGGGATCGTCGGCGCATACGGGGGATCGGTGTACCTGTCCACCATCCTCGGCGCCTGGATCGCAGACCGCCTGTTCGGCGCCGAACGAGTCCTCTTCGTCAGCGCCATGGTGATCGTCGCGGGGCATCTCGCGCTCGCCCTGCTCCCCGGTGCGGTCGGAGTCGGCGTGGGCCTCGTCCTCGTCGCGCTCGGGTCGGGCGGTCTCAAGGCGAACGCCACCTCGGTGGTGGGCAGCCTGTACCGCGCCGACGACCCCCGGCGCGACGCCGGCTTCTCGCTCTTCTACCTGGGCATCAACCTGGGGGCGTTCCTCGGCCCGCTCCTCACCGGCCTGCTGCAGTCGACGCTCGGCTTCCACTGGGGCTTCGGGCTCGCGGCGCTCGGCATGACGCTGGGCCTCATCCAGTACGCGTTCGGGCGCAAGGCCCTGCCCGCCACGGCGCGCGAGGTGCCGAATCCGCTCCCGCGGGCCCGCTATGCACTGGTCGGTCTCCTCGCCGGTGCCGCGGTCGTGCTCATCGCCGTACTGGTGCTCACCGGCGTCATCCGTGCCGACAACCTGGCAGCGCTGGTGATCGGGGTCACGGTCGTCGCCACGGTCGTCTACTTCTCGGTGATCCTCAGCAGCCGCCGGATCGACAGCACCGAGCGATCCCGCGTCTGGGGCTTCGTTCCGCTCTTCATCACCAGCGTCGCGTTCTGGTCGCTCTACCAGCAGCAGTTCACCGTGCTGACGATCTACTCCGACCAGCGCCTGGATCGCAGCCTGTTCGGCTGGGAGATGCCGGTGTCCTGGGTGCAGTCGATCAACCCGGTCTTCATCATCATCCTCTCCGGCGTCTTCGCGGCGATCTGGACCCGCCTCGGGACGCGTCAGCCCTCCACGCCGGTGAAATTCGCCCTGGCGGCGATCATCATGGGATCCGCGTTCCTGCTCTTCCTGCCCTTCGCCGGCGGCGGGGCGAACTCCACGCCGCTGCTCGCGATCGTCGGCATCCTCTTCGTATTCACCGTCGCGGAGCTGCTGATCTCGCCGGTGGGTCTGTCGGCGGCGACCAAGCTGGCGCCGTCCGTCTTCCGGACCCAGATGGTCGCCCTGTTCTTCCTCTCGATCGCGCTCGGAACCGCGATCTCGGGAGAGCTGGTGCGGTTCTACGACCCGGAGAACGAGGTGCCCTTCTTCTCGATCCTCGGCGGCATCGCGATCGTCGTCGGCATCGGCCTGCTGCTGAGCGTGAAGCCGGTGCTGCGACTCATGCGCGGGGTGCGGTGA
- a CDS encoding GNAT family N-acetyltransferase produces the protein MRTIRDLDTVELILDAQSLLDSIRGPQRVVDAGTLRALQQSGNYVVGFFDGEGDEERMVGASIAFFGEPARRAMHSHITALLPEYRGRGWGRELKEHQRQWAFSRDVGRITWTFDPLVARNAHFFLTVLGARATGYSVNRYGIFGGGDAGDESDRLDVEWALADIAKPPAVDAVVETLEIPDDIESMRESDPAAAHEWRLRLRAQMEGLLGSGLTIAGFETGRGYLFTA, from the coding sequence GTGCGAACCATCCGCGATCTCGACACCGTTGAACTCATCCTCGACGCCCAGAGCCTGCTGGACTCCATCCGGGGTCCCCAGCGTGTGGTGGACGCCGGGACCCTCCGCGCGCTGCAGCAGTCGGGCAACTACGTCGTCGGCTTCTTCGATGGCGAGGGCGACGAGGAGCGCATGGTGGGCGCCTCGATCGCCTTCTTCGGCGAACCGGCTCGCCGCGCCATGCACTCGCACATCACCGCGCTGCTGCCGGAGTACCGGGGCCGCGGGTGGGGCCGTGAGCTCAAGGAGCACCAGCGGCAGTGGGCGTTCTCCCGCGACGTCGGCCGCATCACGTGGACCTTCGATCCGCTGGTCGCCCGCAACGCGCACTTCTTCCTGACCGTGCTCGGTGCGCGCGCCACGGGCTACTCCGTCAACCGCTACGGCATCTTCGGCGGCGGCGACGCGGGAGACGAGAGCGACCGCCTCGACGTCGAATGGGCGCTCGCCGACATCGCCAAGCCCCCGGCGGTGGACGCCGTCGTGGAGACGCTGGAGATCCCGGACGACATCGAGTCGATGCGGGAGTCCGACCCGGCGGCCGCGCACGAGTGGCGACTGCGCCTGCGCGCGCAGATGGAGGGGCTGCTCGGCAGCGGTCTCACGATCGCGGGTTTCGAGACCGGTCGGGGCTACCTCTTCACGGCGTGA
- a CDS encoding MFS transporter, whose product MGANDDRARKRLSRTPPRWAIIAVLAFAGLCSSFMFTLVVPLQAELPQLLNAAREDTTWVVTITLLVAAVATPISGRLGDMYGKRRVVIALLAILIVGSVIAAVSGSIVGVIIGRALQGAVTGVVPLGIAIMRDVLPPERLGTAVALMSATMGVGGAIGMPVAALLAENADWHMLFWLAAALGVLGLLLVLAVVPEDVLRSPGRLDVPGAIGLAIGLTGLLLFVSRGAEWGWTAPLTLVCVIGGVAVLLVWGWYQLRTKDPLLDLRVAARPAVLFTNIAAIGMGFALFASNVTFPQMLEMPTVGGAGFGLDMVAASLVIMPAGLVMMVISPLSGWLERTVGPRPLFTVGAIAIVLAYVFVLLWSTEVWHIFVANIFIGVGIGFTFAAMPMIIMRSVPANETGASNGLNALFRSVGTSTASAVMGGVLAAMSVDVGGVAVPTRAAFEVCFWLAIAAGIVAVVLSLFIPRRRATEQHPSLPG is encoded by the coding sequence GTGGGTGCGAACGACGACAGAGCCAGGAAACGCCTCTCCCGTACCCCTCCGCGGTGGGCGATCATCGCGGTGCTGGCGTTCGCGGGTCTGTGTTCGTCGTTCATGTTCACTCTCGTCGTGCCGCTGCAGGCCGAGCTGCCCCAGCTGCTGAACGCCGCCCGCGAGGACACCACCTGGGTGGTCACGATCACGCTGCTCGTGGCCGCCGTCGCGACGCCGATCTCCGGCCGCCTCGGCGACATGTACGGCAAGCGCCGGGTCGTCATCGCGCTCCTCGCCATCCTCATCGTGGGGTCGGTCATCGCCGCGGTGTCCGGCTCGATCGTCGGGGTCATCATCGGCCGCGCGCTCCAGGGGGCCGTGACCGGCGTCGTCCCCCTCGGCATCGCGATCATGCGCGACGTGCTGCCGCCCGAGCGTCTCGGCACCGCGGTCGCCCTGATGAGCGCGACCATGGGGGTCGGCGGAGCGATCGGCATGCCGGTGGCCGCGCTGCTCGCCGAGAACGCCGACTGGCACATGCTGTTCTGGCTCGCCGCCGCCCTCGGGGTGCTCGGGCTGCTCCTGGTGCTCGCCGTGGTGCCCGAGGACGTGCTCCGCTCCCCCGGACGCCTCGACGTGCCCGGCGCGATCGGACTCGCGATCGGACTCACGGGTCTCCTGCTGTTCGTGTCCCGTGGCGCCGAGTGGGGGTGGACGGCGCCCCTCACCCTCGTGTGCGTGATCGGTGGTGTCGCGGTGCTCCTGGTGTGGGGCTGGTATCAACTGCGCACGAAGGACCCGCTGCTCGACCTGCGGGTCGCTGCCCGGCCCGCGGTCCTCTTCACGAACATCGCCGCCATCGGCATGGGCTTCGCCCTGTTCGCCTCGAACGTCACGTTCCCGCAGATGCTGGAGATGCCGACGGTGGGCGGCGCCGGCTTCGGACTCGACATGGTGGCGGCCTCGCTCGTCATCATGCCGGCGGGGCTGGTGATGATGGTGATCTCGCCGCTGTCCGGGTGGCTGGAGCGCACCGTGGGGCCGCGCCCGCTGTTCACGGTCGGCGCCATCGCGATCGTGCTCGCCTATGTCTTCGTGCTGCTGTGGTCGACCGAGGTATGGCACATCTTCGTCGCCAACATCTTCATCGGCGTCGGCATCGGGTTCACCTTCGCCGCGATGCCCATGATCATCATGCGCTCCGTCCCGGCGAACGAGACCGGGGCCTCGAACGGGCTCAACGCGCTGTTCCGCTCCGTCGGCACCTCGACGGCCTCGGCCGTGATGGGCGGCGTGCTCGCGGCGATGAGCGTCGACGTCGGCGGCGTGGCCGTACCGACGAGGGCCGCGTTCGAGGTGTGCTTCTGGCTCGCGATCGCCGCCGGCATCGTGGCCGTGGTGCTGTCGCTGTTCATCCCCCGGCGCCGCGCCACCGAACAGCATCCCTCGCTGCCGGGCTGA
- a CDS encoding serine hydrolase — protein MGAIDPGDAFRNPAAPGASGGAPESSSGRRSHRPGARRLPRRVAVGRRSFTSTLKALEGLANAGAQVSVHVVDLDSHVHVLAGDDHVTMPVAGLGVVPLLIEVAAAFESGALDPLEIVERSSVEAVESSGLWRHLRAPALPLEDLAVLAATAGDPIAVNILLQKVGHDRVRERIEGLGLRRTALLDRFRDRRGPDDAPQVAVGSARELAGLFSALVNSQVVDAAVSAQVSEWLSLNQDLSLVAASTGLDPFAHEHDAHGLLFVNKTGRDRGVRAEAGVLAGPRAGVAYSLIVCFDDLSISHRLRAHDAFRVLGVELMEYTH, from the coding sequence GTGGGTGCGATCGACCCTGGTGACGCGTTCCGGAACCCTGCGGCTCCCGGAGCGTCCGGGGGTGCGCCCGAGTCGTCGAGCGGACGCCGATCGCACCGTCCCGGAGCCCGCCGTCTGCCCCGTCGCGTCGCGGTGGGACGCCGGTCGTTCACGTCGACGCTGAAGGCTCTCGAAGGGCTCGCGAACGCGGGGGCGCAAGTGTCGGTGCACGTGGTCGACCTCGACTCCCACGTGCATGTCCTGGCGGGGGACGACCACGTCACGATGCCCGTCGCGGGGCTCGGCGTTGTCCCGCTGCTGATCGAGGTCGCGGCGGCGTTCGAGTCGGGCGCCCTCGACCCGCTGGAGATCGTCGAGCGCTCGAGCGTCGAGGCCGTCGAGAGCTCCGGCCTGTGGCGGCATCTGCGGGCCCCGGCGCTGCCCTTGGAAGACCTCGCCGTGCTGGCCGCGACCGCCGGCGACCCGATCGCCGTGAACATCCTGCTGCAGAAGGTGGGGCACGACCGGGTGCGCGAGCGCATCGAGGGACTGGGGTTGCGGCGCACCGCCCTGCTCGACCGGTTCCGTGATCGCCGCGGTCCCGACGACGCCCCGCAGGTCGCGGTGGGGTCGGCGCGCGAGCTCGCGGGTCTGTTCTCCGCCCTCGTCAACTCCCAGGTCGTGGACGCCGCCGTCAGCGCGCAGGTGTCGGAGTGGCTCAGCCTGAACCAGGACCTCAGTCTCGTGGCCGCCTCGACCGGACTCGACCCCTTCGCCCATGAGCACGACGCTCACGGCCTGCTCTTCGTGAACAAGACCGGCCGGGACCGGGGCGTGCGCGCCGAGGCCGGTGTGCTCGCGGGACCGCGGGCCGGTGTCGCCTACTCCCTGATCGTGTGCTTCGACGACCTGTCGATCAGTCACCGCCTCCGCGCCCACGACGCCTTCCGCGTGCTCGGCGTGGAGCTCATGGAATACACGCACTGA